A window from Corynebacterium urogenitale encodes these proteins:
- a CDS encoding DUF3159 domain-containing protein, which yields MGGLSGLVASTLPVLVLVPVNSNFGLMPALGAALSVALLVLVWRVLRKENLQPAISGFVGVALCAAIAWLMGDAKGYFAYGIWYSLIAGIGFTVSVLVRWPAVGLIWRGINGEDQRWRTNRGAVRAFNIATLSWAVVFFARFGVQQWLYSQDATDALGYTRIAMGWPLTAVVVLITVWAVRAANKAEGKGNTRTDSENNPEGNPQ from the coding sequence ATGGGTGGTCTTTCCGGCCTTGTGGCGAGTACCTTGCCCGTCCTTGTGCTCGTTCCCGTCAATAGCAATTTCGGGCTCATGCCTGCGCTCGGTGCTGCCCTTAGCGTGGCCTTGTTGGTGCTTGTGTGGCGGGTGCTGCGCAAGGAAAACCTCCAACCAGCGATTTCCGGCTTCGTGGGCGTGGCACTGTGCGCTGCGATCGCGTGGTTGATGGGGGATGCCAAGGGCTACTTCGCTTACGGCATTTGGTACTCACTGATTGCGGGAATTGGTTTCACTGTGTCGGTACTCGTTCGATGGCCGGCAGTTGGTCTGATCTGGCGAGGGATCAACGGTGAGGATCAGCGGTGGCGTACTAATCGTGGCGCCGTCAGGGCCTTTAATATCGCCACGCTTTCTTGGGCGGTGGTGTTCTTCGCGCGCTTTGGCGTGCAGCAATGGCTCTACAGTCAAGATGCCACCGACGCGCTGGGTTACACACGCATTGCGATGGGCTGGCCCCTTACCGCAGTCGTTGTCCTCATCACCGTGTGGGCCGTGCGTGCTGCGAATAAGGCTGAGGGAAAGGGAAACACGCGTACCGACAGCGAGAACAACCCCGAAGGGAACCCACAATGA